The following are encoded together in the Coffea arabica cultivar ET-39 chromosome 1c, Coffea Arabica ET-39 HiFi, whole genome shotgun sequence genome:
- the LOC113705987 gene encoding uncharacterized mitochondrial protein AtMg00860-like, with protein sequence MPFGLTNAPAAFMDLMQRVFKKYLDQFVVVFIDDILVYSKTREEHVQHLKMVLQILREHKLYAKFSKCEFWLDEISFLGHKVSKDGIAVDPAKVEAVTMWKQPETPTKVRSFLGLAGYYRRFIKDFSKIAGPMTEPTKKNNKFIWSPKCESGFQELKRRLASAPVLTLPNGVEVMSYTLMPLGKV encoded by the coding sequence ATGCCATTCGGATTAACTAACGCACCagctgctttcatggatttaatgcagagAGTCTTTAAAAAGTACTTGGATCAGTTTGTAGTagtttttattgatgatatcctagtaTATTCTAAGACTCGAGAAGAACATGTTCAACACTTGAAAATGGTTCTGCAGATCTTAAGAGAGCATAAGTTGTATGctaaatttagtaagtgtgaattttggctggatgAAATTTCGTTTCTGGGGCACAAAGTTTCGAAAGATGGAATTGCTGTAGatccggcaaaagttgaggcaGTCACAATGTGGAAACAGCCAGAAACTCCAACCAAGgttagaagtttcttgggtCTAGCAGGTTACTACAGGCGATTCATTAAGGACTTTTCAaagattgctggacctatgacagaaccgacaaagaaaaataataagtttATTTGGTCTCCAAAGTGCGAATCCGGTTTTCAGGAGTTAAAAAGGCGCTTAGCATCAGCTCCTGTTTTGACGTTGCCTAATGGAGTAGAGGTTATGTCGTATACTCTGATGCCTCTAGGGAAGGTGTAG